The DNA window CCCCAAAACGAACGAAGGCGCCGCCAGGCGCCTTCGTCGTTACCGCCGCGGGCTACCGGCGACGCTCGCGGCTCACCACCAACCCCACCACGGCCACGGCGCCGGGCGTTCGATCACGTCCACCCGTTCGCGCACCGGCCACAGATAGACCACGTCGGCGTCGAGCTGCGGAAAGCGGTACTCGTAGCCGCCGATGCGCCGCGACTCGTAGCCGGCGATGCGGCCGGTGAAGGTCACTTCGCGGTTCTTCTCGAACAGCGCCGGGTCGTAGAAGCCGGCGCGGCAGGCCAGGAAGCGGCCGCCGACGTCGTCGCTGGCCCAATACGGCCGGCCCGAGTCGCCGAGTCGGGTCGAGATCATTTCGAAGCAGGTGCGGTTGGCCTGCGGCTCGACATCGACGATGCGGCCGCCCCAGCGCACGACCGCGCCGGTGCTGTCGCTGGCCGCGGCGTCGGCCGGGGTGATGGGCGAGAACGCCCCCTGTAGCGGTTTGGGCTGGGTGGCGCAGCCGCCGAGCAGCGCGACTCCGACAGCGATTACGGCAAGACGCAGCTTCATCGTCGTTCTCCAGAAGGGCCGGGCCGATGCGCGCGTAAGGCCCGAACCAGTTCGTTGCGCAGTGCTCGGGCCTCGCGCCG is part of the Lysobacter firmicutimachus genome and encodes:
- a CDS encoding Slp family lipoprotein, translated to MKLRLAVIAVGVALLGGCATQPKPLQGAFSPITPADAAASDSTGAVVRWGGRIVDVEPQANRTCFEMISTRLGDSGRPYWASDDVGGRFLACRAGFYDPALFEKNREVTFTGRIAGYESRRIGGYEYRFPQLDADVVYLWPVRERVDVIERPAPWPWWGWW